In a single window of the Lasioglossum baleicum chromosome 10, iyLasBale1, whole genome shotgun sequence genome:
- the LOC143213056 gene encoding upstream stimulatory factor 1 isoform X2: MDILEQHLEQQDVSTISTKEEADTGIVIEEAEIVDCEGETVGEDGMRYQEALAYRVVQLNSTAAGNEIDMPVTQPGNNTVQVLTSPLNGQFYVIGNANDVFTTAQTSRSLVPRTTTLQIETPRNCTTGLKKRDDRRRATHNEVERRRRDKINNWIAKLGKIIPECNATGNANGTGSSGEGKANYETQSKGGILAKACEYIGELRAANQGLGQCLRDNEKLRQEITALKQLVAQLKRENLQLRSQISSGTTNVDVVHLSP; the protein is encoded by the exons ATGGATATATTGGAGCAGCACCTCGAACAGCAGGATGTCAG CACTATTAGCACGAAGGAGGAAGCCGACACAGGAATTGTTATCGAGGAGGCGGAAATCGTCGACTGCGAAG GAGAAACTGTTGGAGAAGATGGAATGCGCTACCAAGAAGCTCTGGCATATAGAGTGGTACAGTTGAATAGTACCGCCGCTGGCAATGAGATAGACATGCCAGTCACTCAACCAGGAAACAATACTGTACAGGTCCTAACGTCCCCGTTGAATGGCCAATTTTATGTTATTGGGAATGCTAACGATGTTTTCACCACTGCCCAGACCTCTAGATCATTGGTTCCCAGGACAACTACTTTACAAATAGAAACACCAAGGAATTGTACAACCGGATTGAAGAAA AGAGACGATAGAAGAAGGGCAACCCACAACGAAGTGGAACGTCGACGAAGagataaaataaacaattgGATCGCAAAATTAGGAAAAATTATACCCGAATGCAACGCCACTGGAAACGCAAACGGAACCGGTAGTAGCGGCGAAGGCAAAGCAAATTATGAAACTCAG AGCAAAGGGGGAATTCTGGCGAAAGCTTGCGAATACATAGGAGAGTTACGAGCGGCTAATCAAGGATTAGGCCAGTGTCTGCGTGATAACGAAAAACTGCGACAAGAAATCACCGCGTTGAAACAACTTGTGGCACAGTTGAAACGAGAGAACCTTCAACTCAGGTCTCAGATATCATCAGGAACAACTAACGTTGACGTCGTTCATTTGAGTCCCTAA
- the LOC143213056 gene encoding upstream stimulatory factor 1 isoform X1, translated as MDILEQHLEQQDVRSPQGHHVVHSAHLQDLGQRSWNTISTKEEADTGIVIEEAEIVDCEGETVGEDGMRYQEALAYRVVQLNSTAAGNEIDMPVTQPGNNTVQVLTSPLNGQFYVIGNANDVFTTAQTSRSLVPRTTTLQIETPRNCTTGLKKRDDRRRATHNEVERRRRDKINNWIAKLGKIIPECNATGNANGTGSSGEGKANYETQSKGGILAKACEYIGELRAANQGLGQCLRDNEKLRQEITALKQLVAQLKRENLQLRSQISSGTTNVDVVHLSP; from the exons ATGGATATATTGGAGCAGCACCTCGAACAGCAGGATGTCAG GTCTCCTCAAGGTCATCACGTAGTGCACAGTGCGCACTTACAAGACTTAGGACAACGGTCGTGGAA CACTATTAGCACGAAGGAGGAAGCCGACACAGGAATTGTTATCGAGGAGGCGGAAATCGTCGACTGCGAAG GAGAAACTGTTGGAGAAGATGGAATGCGCTACCAAGAAGCTCTGGCATATAGAGTGGTACAGTTGAATAGTACCGCCGCTGGCAATGAGATAGACATGCCAGTCACTCAACCAGGAAACAATACTGTACAGGTCCTAACGTCCCCGTTGAATGGCCAATTTTATGTTATTGGGAATGCTAACGATGTTTTCACCACTGCCCAGACCTCTAGATCATTGGTTCCCAGGACAACTACTTTACAAATAGAAACACCAAGGAATTGTACAACCGGATTGAAGAAA AGAGACGATAGAAGAAGGGCAACCCACAACGAAGTGGAACGTCGACGAAGagataaaataaacaattgGATCGCAAAATTAGGAAAAATTATACCCGAATGCAACGCCACTGGAAACGCAAACGGAACCGGTAGTAGCGGCGAAGGCAAAGCAAATTATGAAACTCAG AGCAAAGGGGGAATTCTGGCGAAAGCTTGCGAATACATAGGAGAGTTACGAGCGGCTAATCAAGGATTAGGCCAGTGTCTGCGTGATAACGAAAAACTGCGACAAGAAATCACCGCGTTGAAACAACTTGTGGCACAGTTGAAACGAGAGAACCTTCAACTCAGGTCTCAGATATCATCAGGAACAACTAACGTTGACGTCGTTCATTTGAGTCCCTAA
- the LOC143213051 gene encoding ubiquitin domain-containing protein UBFD1 isoform X1: MFRGICKYTNIFENLKVIPKIGVNTNGRNCNASCSSFDWSTRYSSSWSTSVRTLNFDDFSCFLVAIGAAKSESNDNCCNITPCAELVSNTNSNETTSTETKDSISKCEILDTPLKDNSMTDTQDPPQENIDFKVIYNKQRINVNFPLDGTVAQLKAHLQNIISVPQAMQKVMIKGLAKDDQTLRTLGVTKGAKVMVVGSKLDDVLAVSIPTKQDLSDEAASTASKEPLSQQKVHRKVLDKGIPEDVMPGILDSKEPLPKFPLAGMLNKSGGKVRLTFKLEQDQLWIGTKERTDKIPMNSIKGVHSEPIHDYPEYHIMAIQLGTTEASRYWIYWVPAQYISAIKDAILGKWCYF; encoded by the exons ATGTTTCGCGGCATTTGTAAATACACT aatatatttgaaaatttgaaagtcATTCCCAAGATCGGTGTAAATACGAATGGCAGGAATTGCAACGCATCCTGCAGCAGTTTTGATTGGTCGACGAGATACAGTTCATCATGGAGTACGTCGGTACGTACACTAAATTTTGACGATTTTTCATGTTTTCTCGTAGCGATCG GTGCTGCAAAAAGTGAAAGCAACGACAATTGCTGTAATATAACTCCTTGCGCTGAACTAGTATCGAACACAAATTCTAACGAAACCACGTCCACAGAAACAAAAGACTCAATATCAAAATGTGAAATTCTCGATACACCATTGAAAGATAATAGCATGACCGACACGCAAGATCCACCCCAGGAGAACATTGACTTTAAAGTGATTTATAATAAACAGCGGATCAATGTCAATTTTCCACTCGATGGCACTGTCGCTCAATTAAAAGCGCACCTTCAAAACATTATATCCGTGCCCCAAGCGATGCAGAAAGTTATGATCAAAGGATTAGCTAAAGACGATCAAACATTAAGAACCCTAGGGGTCACGAAAG GTGCCAAGGTCATGGTAGTAGGATCAAAGTTAGATGATGTATTGGCCGTATCGATTCCAACGAAGCAAGATCTTTCGGATGAAGCTGCGTCTACAGCGAGCAAAGAACCCTTATCTCAACAAAAAGTTCACAGGAAAGTTTTAGAtaaaggtattccggaagacgTGATGCCTGGTATATTAGATAGCAAG GAGCCTCTACCAAAATTTCCATTGGCTGGCATGTTAAATAAATCTGGTGGTAAAGTTAGATTAACATTTAAATTGGAACAAGACCAACTGTGGATTGGTACGAAAGAAAGAACAGACAAAATACCTATGAATTCTATAAAGGGTGTACACAGTGAACCTATACATGATTATCCAGAGTACCACATTATG GCTATTCAACTAGGCACAACGGAAGCATCGAGGTATTGGATATATTGGGTTCCCGCGCAATACATATCGGCTATAAAAGATGCTATTCTTGGTAAATGGTGCTATTTTTGA
- the LOC143213051 gene encoding ubiquitin domain-containing protein UBFD1 isoform X2: protein MEYVGAAKSESNDNCCNITPCAELVSNTNSNETTSTETKDSISKCEILDTPLKDNSMTDTQDPPQENIDFKVIYNKQRINVNFPLDGTVAQLKAHLQNIISVPQAMQKVMIKGLAKDDQTLRTLGVTKGAKVMVVGSKLDDVLAVSIPTKQDLSDEAASTASKEPLSQQKVHRKVLDKGIPEDVMPGILDSKEPLPKFPLAGMLNKSGGKVRLTFKLEQDQLWIGTKERTDKIPMNSIKGVHSEPIHDYPEYHIMAIQLGTTEASRYWIYWVPAQYISAIKDAILGKWCYF from the exons ATGGAGTACGTCG GTGCTGCAAAAAGTGAAAGCAACGACAATTGCTGTAATATAACTCCTTGCGCTGAACTAGTATCGAACACAAATTCTAACGAAACCACGTCCACAGAAACAAAAGACTCAATATCAAAATGTGAAATTCTCGATACACCATTGAAAGATAATAGCATGACCGACACGCAAGATCCACCCCAGGAGAACATTGACTTTAAAGTGATTTATAATAAACAGCGGATCAATGTCAATTTTCCACTCGATGGCACTGTCGCTCAATTAAAAGCGCACCTTCAAAACATTATATCCGTGCCCCAAGCGATGCAGAAAGTTATGATCAAAGGATTAGCTAAAGACGATCAAACATTAAGAACCCTAGGGGTCACGAAAG GTGCCAAGGTCATGGTAGTAGGATCAAAGTTAGATGATGTATTGGCCGTATCGATTCCAACGAAGCAAGATCTTTCGGATGAAGCTGCGTCTACAGCGAGCAAAGAACCCTTATCTCAACAAAAAGTTCACAGGAAAGTTTTAGAtaaaggtattccggaagacgTGATGCCTGGTATATTAGATAGCAAG GAGCCTCTACCAAAATTTCCATTGGCTGGCATGTTAAATAAATCTGGTGGTAAAGTTAGATTAACATTTAAATTGGAACAAGACCAACTGTGGATTGGTACGAAAGAAAGAACAGACAAAATACCTATGAATTCTATAAAGGGTGTACACAGTGAACCTATACATGATTATCCAGAGTACCACATTATG GCTATTCAACTAGGCACAACGGAAGCATCGAGGTATTGGATATATTGGGTTCCCGCGCAATACATATCGGCTATAAAAGATGCTATTCTTGGTAAATGGTGCTATTTTTGA